The genomic DNA TGGGAATATTGTGGTGGGAAGTGCCAGCTTGTTATTTGGTGAGACCTGACAGGATGTACATGTATAGATAGCTGTTGAACAAGAGAGTGTGAGAGGATTGTTGAGGACTGTGACTGGGAATGAGCATAGGATGCTTGTGCGTTAGGGTGTTGTGGCTGATCAATGTCTCCAATAGCTGCAAGTGTGCAATCTACTTTCTGTTCCCAAAATTCAGAGGTGTAGTATTGTCGTGCATTGATATCATTTGGGGCATTCATGGTTACATTTTCTGTATTGTCTTCTGTCTCAGAGTTGCTCGAGTCACTATCTGATTCCACGCTGCCATTTTTTAACAATCCTTCATTGaactggtgaattttttttgttatcattTCTTTCAAAGGTTCTTTGCAAATACTGCAACAATAATCAGCTGGTAAACATGATGCATGAAAGATGTGGTAGCAAGCAAGACGAACGtcatcaccatcttggatacaGTTATTGCAGGTGGGCAGGTCACAGCAAAGTTGCAGCTTTGGCTCCTTGCCTTTGTCTTTACTCAAATTATATGCTAAGGGCATAGTCTTTGACTCGGCTGTAACCCCAAAGGTTGGGAAATGAAACTTTGGCCAGCTTTTGGATTTGCCATTGCTTGTGCAATCTCCTGGAACCTACATGTGTATAGCATAATTAATAAAGTGTTTTAATGTTAAAACTGAAATTAGTAACAATGATTTTCTGGTCCACTTCAACAATACTTACCACATGGGTTCTCTTCAAGTTTTTTGCTATTTCAGAAAACACTTGTAACATAAAATCTGCTGATTTTCCTGCTATCATCCAATAGTCAAAGCTTGACTCCCCTCGCATATATCTTGGTACAAATGTTTCGCAGAAGTTTGTGAGAAATCCACTTGTTGCTAACCTCTTGGCAACTTTTTCAATAGCTGTAGCATCGTCACAGCTTTGAGTGTGAGCTCTCAAAAGAGAATGCCATATTTCTATCTTTTTTTCCACAAATAAGAAAAGCCACTGTTTTTTGCATTGCCAGTAGTTGGGTAAAGAAGCTTTTTGGTAGTCACAGTCACTTATAAAAGATAAAGTAGATTTGTCATAATGCTTCCTACGCCAAATATTGAACAGTATAGCCATCTGAGCCATGACAGACATGTACAGTTCCAAGTCACCAGTCCTAAATATTTGGTATTGGAAATACACCAGTGGAATGGCATCTTCAAGTAAAAATAGTGTTGAAACAAACTCGTAACTCTTGCATAGACCAAACTTGATAAGCACCTTTTCACGTACCATTAGCCAACGCAGTAAAGCTGCAGTCACACACAGAGATGATTGGTATGGCTTAGGCCTGTTTGGTAGAATTCCCCCAAACAAATAGGAGAAcagtttatttaaaaaatgtttaaatataACAACAGTATCTTCTACTGCATTCAGAGAAACATGAAACTGCCCTTGTTCTGAAATAATTGATCCATATTTTCCACTGCAATTGtttgcaattagtttttttggGTAATACCATCCAGGCCAGTCTGCTGGGAAGGGCAATAGATTTTTCTGTAGGTACATTTGGATGTTGGGATATTTTGTCAAGATGTGATCTATAGATTCCTTGTAGTGTTTCAGGCTTTTTAAGTCTTGCTCCCATTCCTCCAAAAGCTGGCATGTTTGTAGAGTTTCAAGATCTTCATCAATTGGCTGATTGTATACCCTgggaaacatacatgtacaaaaaaatctcaaaataGCATTGCAGGTTCCAAGGTGTTGTGGATATGAATGTGTAAAAATAGGagaatatttttacaatttgaCACATGTAATTCGTAATAATAATggtgtaaataaaatatgtaataGATATATATCATGTGCTAATAATCATGAAAATGCATCTTTTTACTTGTGAGTGAACCTCAGTTTTGAAAGAAGCGTAGTTCTGGTATACCTTAAATTTTTCACCAGTTTGTGGAAATTGCCAGgatttaaatttttcatttcaactggaagcTGATCAATGAAATGGTTTTTCATGTCTTGCAGCCCTTTGGTAATAAGCTTTACAACGGCATCAACGTCTGCTCCCCCAAGACAACACTTGTTTTCTCCGCTGATGGTTACGGTGACTTGTCGGTGTGGGCTTACATAGTTCTTTTTTATTGCAGGGATTCTTGGATGTATGTCCACCATGGAAGATGCCATGTGGGCTACCATTGTCTTTTTGGGGTCAGTAGGGACATGCTTAGTGTGGATGTTATGATAATCATCCAAGAAGTTGACCATGAAGTAGTCATGCTGAAAGCCAAAAAAGATTTTAATCCATGACATTTAACTAcactgaataattatttttattatttgtctGAAAAGATCATAATACTGTATTTTTATGTCTAAAGTACAAAGTTCTTACATTGCATGgtgtaaacttgttttggcatGTGGTAGCATTACTTACTGCAAGAGCTTGTTGTATTTGCTCAGAAACATGAACGTTGTGGTCTTTGGACATGGTTTTCTTCATGTTCTGTACTGTCCTTGGATTCACTGAGTATCCTAAAACTGGTCCAGGTGATAAGCCCTGTAAGGACAGTCCACTAAGGGATGAATAAATTCCACTGTCTTTTTGAAGTTGACATGTCTTCTGTGACCTGAAATTTGCACAGTATTACAGTCTGTATTACAGTCATAACAAGTCATGTTTACAATAATCCAATCTCTATACAGTTTGATATTGTAAATCACAAAAAGCACCATTGAGTTGTATCATTTCGGTTAACTAGACCCATTATTTAAGTAACAATTCTGCATTTATCTATCAAAGCccaaaaataaactaaaaagtTGAATACAAACCTGAAGTATGCCAAAATGTGTAATAGTGACACTGTTCGTTGTCTTTGCAGGGACTCCCTCTCTTGGGATACCCTCTGGTTGTCACGTGTTATTGAACTCAGCAGCAGGTCAAATAGTCCAGGGGAGTTTTTTTCACAGAATTCTCTCATTACTGTTGGATCATACAGGGGTACTTGTGGCTGGGTCTCATAATAGTGGAACATAGCAGTTTGACACTTGCTAACCAACTGGTCAAATGTAAATTCTGGAAATTGTAATGTACATAAAATTTATTATAAAGTTAAGAGCTGACAATACCTCTCGAACTTGAAACTACAATAACTTCTGtagttatatatttttttgcaatgtaCATTCTCTTTGGAAGTAATTTTATACCTGAAGTAGTTTCCTTTCCTTGCAGGGTGGTCTCGCTGTCACTGATGTGAATCTTTGATGCTGTATTGACCTACAAATAAAAGATCAATACGATTTTTTATAGGCAATCATGTCTGTCTCTTTGTAATCGTTCCTTTTAGTTAGCGTATGAAATCTGttcgttattattgttatcatttattttcttatttttgtcatttttcatttttttattttattataccTGTCTATTTCCACACGATTCTGTAGAGATTTTATTGGCTACAGACAAATGAGAGGTTTCAGTCTGTCTCTGAAAGtaaaaagatataaaaaaaaattgacaacacAAGATTGTGGTTTGTAAAAGTTGTTTGATGAGGAAGAATTGTTTCCTGTGACCGTTCATTAAATCTGTGGGATTTGCCTGCACTTTggcatttgagaaaaaaaaatgtgtatgCATTTTAATAGGCCTACTCCCTTGcaatttaaattaaacattaaaaaacatgTAGCTCATTCAATCATTACCTTTTTCGGAGGACTATAATCTTGTTAATTTTTGAACAGCTCATCTGCGGATTTCCTGCAGCTGGTGCACCATCTGACACCAGAACGGTAGCCACGCACTGTTTGCCCGATCCGATCGAATATTTTGTAGAATCTCTCCGGTATGTTTTGATGATGAAGCTCCTTTGAGTGCACAGGAAGTGGACATGCACAGAATTTATTTGATTCGCGGTAAATTC from Montipora capricornis isolate CH-2021 chromosome 2, ASM3666992v2, whole genome shotgun sequence includes the following:
- the LOC138039181 gene encoding uncharacterized protein, producing MRGESSFDYWMIAGKSADFMLQVFSEIAKNLKRTHVVPGDCTSNGKSKSWPKFHFPTFGVTAESKTMPLAYNLSKDKGKEPKLQLCCDLPTCNNCIQDGDDVRLACYHIFHASCLPADYCCSICKEPLKEMITKKIHQFNEGLLKNGSVESDSDSSNSETEDNTENVTMNAPNDINARQYYTSEFWEQKVDCTLAAIGDIDQPQHPNAQASYAHSQSQSSTILSHSLVQQLSIHVHPVRSHQITSWHFPPQYSQSTLNGRLASNACTFIALTFSKLYFSSPESLTVSQPLSNTWVYRVLAAIMIGQQFYDKFTSNPGQFYGVREAALNMGQTRALTGITISAELPCSINKEPVPSACLPHYFDQARNINNTACIYVINNKTVAFIPTQQGIILFDSHFHGTSGAFLALAPANAAWELLSWFKAVSRIPHNLGTVTSVKF